One Brevibacillus choshinensis genomic window carries:
- a CDS encoding NAD(P)-dependent oxidoreductase, which yields MKIGWIGSGNMGIPMAGNLLAAGHELSVWNRTPEKAEPLIALGAKGASTIAQLVDEADILFTMVSDDAAVKEIYTGPDGILATPGRGKLAIDMSTVSPDTSRFLAEHCQQAGFRFLDAPVSGSVGPAKEGTLVIMVGGDKDAYEEAKPLLDKLGKVALHLGPNGAGTSAKLAINLLLGITVQGVSETLLFARSLGISTEQMLNIISESAVGTPLIRGKAASLLADNYPAAFALKHMAKDLRLAREAGVSTPLAESAGASYRHALEEGLGDLDLMAIIKHLEGN from the coding sequence ATGAAAATTGGCTGGATAGGCTCAGGCAATATGGGGATCCCGATGGCTGGCAATCTGCTCGCGGCAGGCCATGAGCTCTCTGTCTGGAATCGTACCCCGGAAAAAGCGGAACCTCTGATCGCCTTGGGAGCAAAAGGTGCATCAACCATCGCACAGCTGGTAGACGAAGCTGACATCCTCTTTACAATGGTCAGTGACGATGCTGCTGTGAAAGAGATCTATACCGGTCCCGATGGCATTCTCGCTACGCCAGGAAGAGGCAAGCTCGCAATCGATATGAGCACGGTCTCTCCAGATACCTCTCGCTTTCTCGCAGAACACTGCCAGCAAGCAGGCTTCCGTTTTCTTGACGCTCCTGTTTCGGGTAGCGTCGGTCCTGCCAAGGAAGGGACTCTCGTGATCATGGTGGGCGGAGACAAGGATGCTTATGAGGAAGCAAAGCCTTTGCTGGACAAGCTCGGCAAAGTCGCTCTCCATCTCGGTCCAAATGGCGCAGGAACTTCTGCGAAGCTGGCTATCAATCTGCTGCTCGGCATCACCGTACAGGGCGTATCAGAAACCTTGCTTTTCGCACGCTCGCTGGGAATCAGCACGGAGCAGATGCTGAACATCATCTCGGAAAGTGCCGTCGGTACCCCGCTCATCCGCGGCAAGGCTGCATCTCTGCTGGCTGACAACTATCCGGCAGCATTCGCACTAAAGCATATGGCAAAGGATTTGCGATTGGCTCGCGAAGCCGGCGTGTCCACTCCACTGGCTGAATCTGCAGGCGCAAGCTACCGCCACGCACTGGAGGAAGGCCTGGGCGACCTGGACCTGATGGCGATCATCAAGCACTTGGAAGGAAACTAA
- a CDS encoding NAD(P)-binding domain-containing protein, with amino-acid sequence MNIGIIGLGSIGQMLVKAFCKSGAAAPEKLMVFNRTQEKAEQLQAEYKLAIGKTAQEVCDHSDVVFVCTKPLDILPLLRELTIPARTHVVSVAAGVSIADLEGVHTGAVSKVIPTVTSQELRGVSLYACSQRLTPEQREHFLTLLSSISVPQEISEQAIETATILTSSAPGLIAGILESFAQAAVRKTPELSIDLARHMLVETMLGTAMLLQKEQLGFDQLIERVATKGGITEEGLRVLDKTLPAGFDELFAMTESKHDRLKQLVQQQNSAQ; translated from the coding sequence ATGAATATCGGAATTATCGGATTGGGCAGTATCGGACAAATGCTGGTCAAAGCCTTTTGCAAAAGCGGCGCTGCAGCTCCGGAAAAACTGATGGTCTTCAACCGCACACAGGAGAAGGCGGAGCAGCTGCAGGCAGAATATAAGCTGGCGATCGGAAAGACCGCTCAAGAGGTATGCGATCACTCTGATGTCGTGTTCGTCTGTACAAAACCGCTGGACATCCTTCCGCTATTGCGTGAGCTCACCATTCCGGCCCGGACTCATGTCGTTTCGGTCGCAGCGGGTGTGAGTATCGCGGATTTGGAGGGTGTACATACCGGGGCAGTCAGCAAGGTGATTCCGACCGTGACGTCACAGGAGCTGCGTGGCGTTTCCTTGTACGCTTGCAGCCAGCGTCTCACGCCGGAGCAACGGGAGCATTTCCTGACTCTCCTCTCCTCCATCAGCGTGCCGCAGGAAATCTCCGAGCAAGCGATTGAGACGGCGACGATCTTGACGAGCAGTGCCCCAGGTCTGATTGCCGGGATCTTGGAATCCTTTGCCCAAGCGGCTGTGCGCAAGACCCCTGAGCTTTCCATCGATCTGGCGCGTCACATGCTGGTAGAAACCATGCTCGGAACCGCCATGCTGCTTCAAAAAGAACAGCTGGGCTTTGATCAGCTGATTGAGCGTGTCGCGACAAAAGGCGGCATTACGGAAGAGGGACTGCGCGTTCTCGATAAAACGCTGCCCGCTGGATTCGATGAGCTCTTTGCCATGACGGAATCCAAGCATGATAGGCTCAAACAACTCGTTCAACAACAAAATTCAGCACAATAA
- a CDS encoding zinc metallopeptidase, translated as MFFHPMDFLIIIAFLLSLWAQFRVKGTFNKFADVPASSGMTGAEAARRMLDANGLTSVPVEHIPGTLTDHYDPLSRVVRLSDPVYFGNSISSLSVACHEVGHAIQHKVSYPMLVARHRIFPVVNLVSGVAPLLLLAGFFFHMAGLLLIGIIFFSAAVAFQLITLPVEFNASSRAKKLMVQMGFIRNTEERSASKVLGAAALTYVAAALISVLELAKYIMIFRSEED; from the coding sequence ATGTTTTTCCATCCTATGGACTTTCTCATCATTATTGCGTTTCTGCTGTCACTCTGGGCGCAATTCCGGGTGAAAGGCACATTTAACAAGTTTGCTGATGTGCCCGCTTCCTCCGGGATGACCGGTGCAGAAGCAGCTCGCAGGATGCTGGATGCAAACGGCCTCACCAGCGTTCCAGTCGAGCATATCCCAGGTACTTTGACAGACCACTACGATCCGCTTTCCCGTGTCGTTCGTTTGTCCGATCCTGTGTACTTTGGCAATTCGATTTCTTCGCTGTCCGTTGCCTGCCACGAGGTAGGTCATGCGATCCAGCACAAGGTTTCCTACCCGATGCTGGTAGCCCGTCACCGGATCTTCCCGGTGGTAAACCTCGTCTCGGGTGTAGCTCCGCTGTTGCTTCTGGCGGGATTCTTTTTCCACATGGCTGGACTCTTGCTGATCGGGATCATCTTTTTCTCCGCAGCTGTCGCTTTCCAGCTGATCACGCTGCCTGTAGAGTTTAACGCCAGCAGCCGTGCGAAAAAGCTGATGGTGCAAATGGGCTTCATCCGCAACACCGAGGAGCGTAGCGCGAGCAAAGTGCTTGGCGCCGCCGCCCTCACGTACGTGGCAGCTGCTCTGATCTCTGTTTTGGAGCTGGCGAAGTACATCATGATCTTCCGCTCCGAGGAAGACTAA
- a CDS encoding glutamate-1-semialdehyde 2,1-aminomutase — protein sequence MNREKSAHLHQQATDVILGGVNSPSRSFKAVGGGAPVTMERAQGAYFWDVDGNRYIDYLAAYGPIITGHAHPHVTKAICEAAANGTLYGTPTPWEVQFATMIREAIPSMERIRFNNSGTEAVMTCIRVARAYTGRVKIIKFAGCYHGHSDLVLVAAGSGPSTLGIPDSAGIPQSIANEVITVPFNDIEAFADAMKRWGSETAAVLVEPIVGNFGIVTPEPGFLEAVNRITHEAGALVVYDEVITAFRFCYGGAQNLLGVEPDLTALGKIIGGGLPIGAYGGRREIMEQVAPLGPAYQAGTMAGNPASIRAGIACLEVLKQQGVYDEFERLGTMLEAGIREAAKTHGVTIQLNRVKGALAVYFTDEPVRDYDAAQKADGELFARFFRLMLDEGICLAPSKYEAWFVTTAHTEEDIRETIAAVDRSFAALNA from the coding sequence ATGAACCGTGAAAAATCCGCACACCTGCACCAGCAAGCGACGGATGTGATTCTGGGAGGAGTCAATAGCCCATCACGTTCCTTCAAAGCGGTAGGAGGCGGGGCGCCCGTCACTATGGAACGCGCCCAAGGAGCGTATTTCTGGGACGTGGACGGAAATCGATACATTGACTACCTGGCGGCTTACGGCCCCATCATCACCGGGCACGCTCATCCGCATGTGACGAAAGCCATTTGCGAAGCTGCTGCGAATGGGACCCTATACGGCACGCCTACCCCGTGGGAGGTACAATTCGCCACGATGATCCGTGAAGCGATCCCTTCCATGGAACGCATTCGTTTCAACAACTCCGGCACGGAGGCTGTCATGACCTGCATCCGCGTCGCTCGCGCCTATACCGGACGCGTCAAGATCATCAAGTTTGCCGGCTGCTACCACGGTCACTCCGACCTGGTGCTGGTAGCGGCTGGATCGGGTCCATCCACGCTCGGCATTCCAGACAGTGCGGGGATTCCGCAAAGCATCGCGAACGAAGTCATCACCGTCCCCTTCAACGATATCGAAGCATTCGCTGACGCCATGAAGCGCTGGGGCAGTGAGACTGCTGCTGTCCTCGTCGAACCGATCGTCGGCAACTTCGGTATCGTGACGCCAGAGCCGGGCTTCCTGGAAGCCGTAAACCGCATCACGCATGAAGCGGGCGCACTGGTTGTTTACGATGAAGTCATCACCGCCTTCCGCTTCTGCTATGGCGGTGCGCAAAATCTGCTCGGAGTCGAGCCAGATTTGACAGCACTGGGCAAAATCATCGGCGGAGGTTTGCCTATCGGCGCTTACGGAGGCCGCCGCGAGATCATGGAGCAAGTCGCTCCGCTCGGTCCTGCTTATCAGGCGGGAACGATGGCTGGAAACCCAGCGTCTATCCGCGCCGGAATCGCCTGCCTCGAAGTCCTCAAGCAGCAGGGGGTTTACGATGAATTCGAACGCTTGGGCACCATGCTCGAAGCAGGTATTCGTGAGGCTGCGAAAACCCACGGGGTGACCATTCAGCTCAACCGAGTCAAAGGCGCTTTGGCTGTCTACTTTACAGACGAGCCTGTCCGCGATTATGATGCAGCGCAGAAGGCAGACGGCGAGTTGTTCGCCCGTTTCTTCCGTCTCATGCTCGATGAGGGAATCTGCCTCGCTCCCTCCAAGTACGAAGCCTGGTTTGTCACGACTGCGCACACGGAAGAGGACATCCGCGAGACGATCGCTGCCGTTGACCGCTCCTTCGCCGCTTTGAACGCATAA
- a CDS encoding protein phosphatase 2C domain-containing protein translates to MKMECISVAGSGKMNEDAYATNQAEHLFAVVDGVSSLVPYENAAGQTGGAIAAQLVKQYVEEANGAQSLTELLADANLKLRECMKEEQIDLTKKDALWGAACALVRVSESHIEYAQTGDCMVFAVYADDTVRPLTYPQVSHLEQAAFAKWESGIQDGMRQRVELIEHCRDILVSNRYLANVAGGYGVINGEPACSEFLESGRINRIHLRALVLLTDGLFTPRPYGGPEPKWEDTVLPIIHKGLQRYTDELLLLENGDPECLHYVRFKKSDDKTGMVLYFS, encoded by the coding sequence ATGAAAATGGAATGCATTTCTGTCGCCGGGAGCGGCAAAATGAATGAGGATGCCTACGCCACCAATCAGGCGGAGCATCTTTTTGCTGTCGTGGATGGAGTGTCCTCACTCGTTCCGTATGAAAATGCAGCGGGACAGACGGGAGGTGCGATAGCGGCACAGCTCGTGAAGCAGTATGTGGAGGAAGCGAATGGAGCGCAGAGCTTGACGGAATTGCTTGCAGATGCAAACCTAAAGCTCAGAGAATGCATGAAAGAAGAGCAGATTGACCTCACGAAAAAGGATGCGCTGTGGGGAGCCGCATGTGCGTTGGTTCGTGTAAGCGAGTCACACATTGAGTACGCCCAGACAGGGGACTGCATGGTTTTCGCCGTCTATGCGGACGATACGGTCCGGCCTCTGACGTATCCACAGGTGAGTCATTTAGAGCAGGCGGCGTTTGCGAAATGGGAATCGGGTATTCAAGACGGAATGCGTCAGCGCGTAGAGCTGATCGAGCACTGTCGCGATATCCTCGTCTCCAACCGCTATCTGGCCAATGTGGCGGGAGGCTACGGGGTGATCAACGGGGAACCAGCCTGTTCCGAATTTTTGGAGTCTGGCCGTATCAATCGGATCCATTTGCGCGCACTCGTCTTGCTGACAGACGGCTTGTTTACACCGCGGCCATATGGAGGTCCGGAACCGAAATGGGAGGATACGGTCCTGCCGATCATCCACAAGGGACTGCAGCGCTATACCGACGAGCTGCTCCTGCTTGAAAACGGGGACCCTGAATGTCTTCACTATGTTCGCTTCAAGAAATCGGATGACAAGACGGGCATGGTCCTGTACTTTTCCTAG
- a CDS encoding ABC transporter ATP-binding protein produces the protein MIQVNHLQKEFRIHQSRAGLGGAFRDLFSREYKTVKAVDNLSFTVEEGEMFALIGENGAGKSTTIKMLTGILTPSDGQIEINGYVPFKEREDYVRSIGVVFGQRSQLWWDLSPMESFRLLKSVYKVDETEGEKWLNRLIEELDISSFVSQPVRKLSLGQRMRCEIAASLIHKPRLLFLDEPTVGLDVLVKQKIREFLRNLNETENMTILLTTHDVSDIEALCKRVLVMDKGKLIFDGLLSDLKERWGNGTEVSFQMKKRTSAEELRRVLGEMPCEIEQVNEYTLSVQVARSQEMLPYVLSTVMSSFDVSDVKIMETSTEDIVRNIYSTDSEVASHA, from the coding sequence ATGATTCAAGTAAATCATTTGCAAAAGGAGTTCCGTATCCACCAGTCCAGAGCCGGATTGGGTGGTGCTTTTCGCGATCTGTTCAGTCGTGAATACAAGACGGTGAAAGCGGTGGATAACCTGTCTTTCACCGTGGAAGAAGGGGAGATGTTCGCTCTCATCGGGGAAAATGGAGCGGGCAAATCCACAACGATCAAGATGCTGACGGGCATTCTTACTCCCAGCGACGGCCAAATTGAGATCAATGGTTACGTCCCCTTCAAGGAACGCGAGGATTACGTCCGTTCCATCGGCGTCGTTTTTGGGCAACGCTCTCAGCTCTGGTGGGACTTATCTCCGATGGAGTCGTTTCGTCTGCTCAAGAGCGTCTACAAGGTAGATGAAACAGAAGGTGAAAAGTGGTTGAACCGCCTGATCGAGGAGCTGGATATATCCTCGTTCGTCAGCCAGCCGGTTCGAAAGCTCAGCCTGGGCCAGCGGATGCGCTGCGAGATAGCGGCCTCGTTGATTCACAAGCCGAGATTGCTGTTCCTTGATGAACCGACAGTGGGATTGGATGTTTTGGTCAAACAAAAGATTCGGGAGTTTCTGCGGAATTTGAACGAAACGGAAAACATGACGATCCTGCTGACTACGCATGATGTGTCAGATATTGAGGCGCTGTGTAAACGGGTGCTTGTCATGGACAAAGGAAAGCTGATATTCGACGGGCTCCTCAGCGATTTGAAAGAGCGCTGGGGCAATGGTACCGAGGTGTCCTTCCAGATGAAGAAGCGCACATCTGCAGAGGAGCTCCGCCGCGTACTGGGTGAGATGCCCTGTGAGATCGAGCAAGTCAATGAATATACCTTGAGCGTGCAGGTGGCGCGGAGCCAGGAAATGCTGCCTTATGTCTTGTCCACGGTGATGTCATCCTTTGATGTGAGCGACGTCAAAATCATGGAGACGAGCACAGAGGATATCGTGCGCAACATTTACTCCACGGACAGCGAGGTAGCGAGTCATGCGTAA
- a CDS encoding ABC transporter permease has product MRKLYMELIRMRFLTMLAYRVNYYSGIIIYAINIGAYYFLWGAIYGGQQQLGGLSVEQMTSYVAIAWMSRAFYFNNIDMEIAQDVREGKVAIEMIRPYNYLSVKTAQAFGEGIFRFLFFAGPGIFLISLIIPFSFPATAQGWGLYLMSLMFAFFINTQVNLLTGLFTFFLFRNDGMMRAKRVIVDLMSGLVLPISFFPGWAQTIMGFLPFQAINYYPSLIFTGAIPAGRAWELIGFQVIWMFVILVPILILWRVARNRLVVQGG; this is encoded by the coding sequence ATGCGTAAGCTCTACATGGAACTGATCCGCATGCGCTTTTTGACGATGCTGGCCTACCGGGTGAATTATTACAGCGGAATCATCATCTACGCCATCAATATCGGGGCGTATTACTTTTTGTGGGGCGCGATCTACGGCGGTCAGCAGCAGCTGGGCGGTCTCTCCGTCGAGCAGATGACCTCCTACGTGGCGATCGCGTGGATGTCCCGCGCCTTTTATTTCAACAACATCGATATGGAAATCGCCCAAGACGTCAGGGAAGGGAAAGTCGCCATTGAAATGATCCGGCCGTACAATTACCTTTCCGTCAAGACCGCGCAGGCGTTTGGGGAAGGCATCTTCCGCTTCCTGTTTTTCGCAGGGCCGGGGATCTTTTTGATCAGCTTGATTATCCCGTTCAGCTTCCCTGCGACGGCGCAAGGCTGGGGATTGTACTTAATGAGCCTGATGTTCGCCTTTTTCATCAACACACAGGTCAATTTGCTGACGGGACTCTTCACGTTTTTCCTGTTCCGCAATGATGGCATGATGCGTGCGAAGCGGGTCATTGTGGACCTCATGTCGGGTCTTGTTTTGCCTATCAGCTTCTTTCCGGGATGGGCGCAGACGATCATGGGCTTCCTGCCGTTTCAGGCGATCAATTACTATCCGAGCCTGATCTTTACCGGTGCGATCCCGGCTGGCAGAGCATGGGAGCTGATCGGCTTTCAGGTCATCTGGATGTTCGTGATCCTGGTCCCTATCCTGATTCTATGGCGAGTGGCCCGCAACCGGCTGGTCGTACAGGGAGGGTAA
- a CDS encoding ABC transporter permease encodes MRNLKHIFHIFADYLGQYFKTRLAYRADFLGDLASNLISELINLVFIIVVFQHVPLMGEWTRDEIIFIYGFFLVPYALFSIFFGFWDFNERYIIRGEMDRILTRPVHNLAQVCLESIAPDRIFGVISGLIIMAYAAIQLDLVFYWYDPIIFIVLSISGALIYGGVYTAISAISFFSDSRTGITPMIYNIQQYGRYPVDVYNKVIRFVLTYVLPFAFVGVYPAAYFLRKETWYIYAAMTPVMAVIFFGIGLLVWNIGVSKYRGAGS; translated from the coding sequence ATGCGGAATTTGAAACACATCTTCCATATTTTTGCTGACTACCTAGGCCAGTATTTCAAGACGAGGCTCGCCTATCGGGCAGATTTTCTCGGGGATTTGGCCTCCAATCTGATCTCTGAGCTGATCAACCTCGTCTTTATCATCGTCGTGTTCCAGCACGTGCCGCTCATGGGCGAATGGACGCGCGACGAGATCATCTTCATTTACGGGTTCTTTTTGGTGCCGTACGCGCTGTTCTCGATCTTCTTTGGCTTTTGGGATTTCAACGAGCGCTATATCATCCGCGGGGAAATGGACCGGATCCTCACCAGACCCGTGCACAATCTGGCGCAGGTCTGCCTGGAGTCCATCGCCCCTGACCGGATCTTCGGGGTGATTTCCGGCCTGATCATTATGGCGTATGCGGCGATTCAGCTGGATCTCGTCTTTTACTGGTACGACCCGATCATTTTCATCGTGCTGTCCATCAGTGGCGCGCTCATTTACGGAGGCGTGTACACGGCGATTTCCGCCATCAGCTTTTTCTCCGACTCGCGTACGGGCATCACGCCGATGATCTACAATATTCAGCAGTACGGGCGCTATCCGGTTGACGTGTACAACAAAGTCATTCGCTTTGTGCTGACGTACGTGCTTCCGTTTGCCTTTGTGGGTGTGTATCCAGCGGCCTACTTCCTCCGGAAAGAAACGTGGTACATCTATGCAGCGATGACCCCGGTGATGGCCGTTATCTTCTTTGGCATCGGGCTTCTGGTTTGGAATATCGGAGTGAGCAAGTATCGAGGAGCGGGTTCATAG
- a CDS encoding RNA polymerase sigma factor, protein MELTQQVILAKQGDRDAFIRLMKHVESPLHNTAKSILKKDEDVADALQETILLAYKSLPSLREPSFFKTWIFRILINACKKIAASRSRNVSMADIPVVQSFSPEYEDVDLKEAVDRLEEQQRMVVVLFYFEDMPLRQVAEVLEISESAAKMRLSRARKTLLDHLMPIGKGAMNYGSI, encoded by the coding sequence GTGGAGCTAACCCAACAGGTGATCCTTGCCAAGCAAGGTGATCGGGATGCATTTATCCGTCTGATGAAGCACGTAGAGAGCCCTTTGCACAACACGGCCAAGTCCATCCTGAAAAAGGACGAGGATGTCGCGGATGCTCTCCAGGAAACGATCTTGCTTGCCTATAAATCTCTTCCTAGTCTTCGTGAGCCAAGCTTTTTTAAGACGTGGATATTTCGAATCCTGATCAATGCGTGCAAAAAGATAGCAGCAAGTCGGTCCCGTAACGTTTCGATGGCGGATATTCCTGTGGTGCAGTCTTTCTCCCCTGAGTACGAGGATGTCGACTTGAAGGAAGCCGTTGACAGGCTGGAGGAGCAGCAGCGCATGGTCGTTGTCCTCTTTTATTTTGAAGATATGCCTTTGCGACAAGTAGCGGAAGTATTGGAGATTTCGGAGAGCGCCGCAAAAATGAGGCTCAGCCGGGCGCGAAAAACGTTGCTGGACCATTTGATGCCAATCGGGAAGGGTGCGATGAACTATGGATCTATCTAA
- a CDS encoding DUF4179 domain-containing protein: MSLLVRSRLDETYASLPERPCLPKGRAPRPRLWKTASVAAAAILLGATVFASGFISPAMAKSLKQIPVVGSLFSSIEADLGLRAAGEQGLTAKVNAGISYQDVKLDVTETVYDGTRAVFLLRVTAPNLKEGMFDTGEEAVKLSNAIDSVVFKVNGQVKEGVNYASAGAANPNVLVFENVLPAVDRNATTTIPDPFHAEVLVKLAGIDHEFTLDVPFHKTTKGIVNLKPNASRSSDQGSLTVSEVNVTPVTTRLVTTIKLADQASERLSHTRVAVYDDQGRQLPALNGEGTFVENGITFDGRYATTGKTKYLIIKPFEYEDDFSEKVREDQFIEGLELKIDLPSQSEQ; the protein is encoded by the coding sequence ATGTCATTACTTGTTCGATCTCGGCTTGATGAAACTTACGCTTCGCTCCCTGAAAGGCCTTGTCTACCAAAAGGAAGAGCACCCCGTCCGCGTCTTTGGAAAACGGCATCTGTTGCAGCTGCGGCCATCCTTTTGGGTGCTACGGTTTTTGCATCGGGCTTTATCTCGCCTGCCATGGCCAAATCCCTCAAGCAAATACCGGTGGTGGGCAGTCTGTTCAGCTCGATTGAAGCGGATCTTGGGTTGCGCGCAGCAGGAGAACAAGGTCTCACTGCCAAGGTCAATGCAGGCATCTCCTATCAGGACGTGAAGCTGGATGTAACGGAAACAGTCTACGATGGAACACGTGCCGTCTTTTTGCTCCGCGTAACCGCACCGAATTTGAAAGAAGGCATGTTTGATACGGGAGAAGAAGCCGTAAAGCTCAGCAACGCGATAGACAGCGTTGTATTCAAAGTCAATGGACAAGTAAAAGAAGGCGTCAATTATGCCTCTGCGGGAGCTGCCAACCCGAATGTCCTCGTTTTCGAGAATGTTTTGCCAGCGGTCGATCGGAATGCAACCACGACGATACCGGATCCTTTTCACGCAGAAGTATTGGTAAAACTGGCAGGTATCGATCATGAGTTTACCTTGGACGTTCCATTCCACAAAACGACGAAGGGCATCGTCAACTTGAAGCCGAATGCAAGCCGATCAAGCGATCAAGGGTCACTCACTGTCTCTGAGGTGAATGTAACTCCTGTGACGACGCGATTGGTGACGACGATCAAACTGGCTGATCAAGCATCGGAACGATTGTCCCATACTAGAGTTGCGGTGTATGATGACCAAGGTCGTCAGCTGCCAGCTCTCAACGGTGAGGGAACATTCGTAGAGAATGGCATTACCTTTGATGGGCGATATGCAACTACTGGAAAGACCAAGTATTTGATTATCAAGCCTTTTGAATACGAGGATGATTTCTCTGAAAAGGTGCGTGAGGATCAGTTTATCGAGGGCTTGGAATTGAAAATTGATCTCCCGTCTCAAAGCGAGCAATAG